TTATGGTATTTAGTGGAAATTCATTGTTTAATAAAGTGCGCAGCATTATATCAGATTTCCAAcgtattttaatattcgATAATGTATTAATGATCAATTAAAGAAACTCTaactaatttttcaattggtAATTCGTTATTTGTAATGATTCATTTAtagatttattttatttttttttattttttttttaattttttttttacactaAGCTACTGGCAGTTTGTACGTTAAGCAAATACAAAGTCGCACGTGGGTGTTTTACCAAAAAGAATTGCGAGTGAATAGGATAAAATGGACGATGAATTtgtagattttttttactacaATTAATCAATGAAAGgagtaaaaatttaaaaaaaaaaaataaaaaataaataaaaaataaaattaaataaaggaCAAGATGAAAACTTATTATATGAATTATGgatttactttattttatgcTCTTACAAACCGTAACTGGACTGCTGGAATTTCTTCTACTAGATGAGCGTCTATTTGTGTcctatatatttaaattttattttctcaaattacatatatatatcaaTATGTTATTTCGATTATTTTcgattttaattttgatattttggaaattcaCTTTATCTTCTACATAATCGCATTTCCTATATcaatcatcatcatcatttgGACATCTTGGATCCGCTAATTATAGTAACGTTGTATTTTCACTTCATATATCACACTTTACCATTTAACTTTCTTATGGTACGTCGAGTGAGACACAATCGATACCTTGTGTTCTTCAATAGCTATTCCCACAGCACATGAGTCTTTTTACGTAACCCAATAACCTCTTCCCCGGAGTGATCTGTAGCGGACCATTTACTCAATattgaaactttttaattaccACGTTGAATCACAAATTGCCAACAAAACACAAGcgctttatttattaaacgCATCTGACGTTTCAGTATGTGAATTTCTATTACTAGTAGTATGGTATTTTGTCGCACTTCAAATTTGGCCACCGTTACTATATGAGACGAAGCAATACGTAGCAGTAATGTATTTAGTACTCATTTatcaatgaaaaagatcaaAACAAGAGATTAACTGAGTGATATTCAATAGGATTTGCTAAGTGAAGAGATGATCAAACATTTAATGCTGACTTGGTCATCTCCAACCTATATTACATAGATTTGATTTCTCCATGTTTGGGGAGAGAAATTAGACGAAGGGGTGGATTTTCATTCGTTTCTTCGACAAATAAGTCTTGAGCAAAAGTCCACTCAAAATTCGAATGATGTATAGCGCTATAGCAGTGGTAGAAATATCTGTTGTTTATGATTGCCAATTTTGCTAAGCAATGGTAATGATGATCATCTGTGTAAGTACTATGTATAATAATTAGAGAACTGAGTACCCAATATTATAGCATGCATTATTATGCTTACAGTACGAGATTACTCTCAAACTaactaataaaattaattactTGATGACTTGACTTATCTATTCTCCTGCCAAATTATCAAACAACATAAAGagtaaattttaatttttttttcaagattGGGTAGATGCTGTTCGGTATCGCAACGTTGAATTATGTATGTTTCATACTGCGtcttaatattatttagtACATATGAATGTGTTGACTTTGTTCATCCATAACTCTAAttcaaaagcatttttaacaaacaaAGCGCTTTATTGCTCCATAGGCGCGCCTCGTTTCATCTAATCACTTCATCGTTGCAcacaaatttttgtttgccTTTTTGCAATGACAAAATTAGGATTTTGTTGTGCAAAACCGACCTACACTGCATCTACAACTAGAGCAGCTGCCCCACTTTCCCACTTTATGAACAAGGAAAAACGTCCGATTAACCGCTTGGCTATTTTTCTCTCATACTAAATCCATCCTtatgtttaattttaatttttaaatttttaaaaaagaataaaaatttttttgcctAGTTTTACCTTGCTGGGATGAAAGCGGGCAAGCAATGAAATAGTGGTTGATTGTGATGTAAATACTGAAATCGCAgattatgaaatttttaactaGGCCACATACATGGTGGATTAATTAGGTAGACGGTGGTATACGGCGGGATTTACAGAGATCTCAGTCTAATGTGGTAAAGAGGTCGTGGATTAAAAAAGCCTTACCACTGCGTACCCCTATTTCGTTGTATCACTAGGTACTTCCGTCACTGCCTACCTCAACGCTATCCAGAACCACACACTGACCTAGATTTGACAAACTGCACGGTACAGTAAGTTTTGTTGTATGCAGAGGAAAGAAAGAGATTTTAACTGGAAAACTGTATAGAATGCCTTTGTCAACTCAATCGTCTGATTCTTTATCGAGCGCTGGACGTCAGTCCTTTGGCGTGAACTCGGTCTCAGATTTTTTGGCACAATTTCCCATTCCCACTAATCTTCCTTCAAATAAATGGCAAGATATCCCTGTAACATTTCTTCatgataatgaaattgcTCTCATAGACCCGGAAACTTCCATGGAAGAGGCAAGTTCCATTTTGATCGACCGAGATCTTAGCGCCTTGCCTATTGTTGCTGCTAAGGGAAGCAACGAGATTGCTACGACCTTTGACTATGCAGATCTTAACTCATTTTTGCTCATGGTAGTGGGTTTTGATGATTTCAATGATGGCAGGTTTAAAAAGGTCGCTGAAGATATTCGTGCTGGAAAAGTCATTACTGCTTATGAGGTTGCAAAACTCGGGAAAAACAAGGATGACTTTATCACCATCCCTCACACCACCAGCCTTGGACGTCTCGCTGAGATTCTTTCTTCCGGTATTCGTCGTGTTGCCGTCACTAACGAACAGGGTGAATTGAGCTTTATGGCTTCTCAGCGCTCTATCATCCGCTTTTTGTGGAATAATATTCGTGCGTTTCCCGATTTGGAGCCTCTAATGTCCAGGACAATTCACTCTTTGGACATTGGAAGCACTGACATCACCTGTATCTCTGGAGATCAAAAAGTCGCCGCGGCCTTGCGACAGATGAATCAAACCGGTATTGGTTCACTTGCTGTTGTCGATGCTCAATTCCGGTTACTTGGCAACATATCTCTCGTTGATGTTAAATACGTTACACGTTCTTCTTCTGTCTATTTGTTAAACAAATCATGTGCTCACTTTTTGAGTGTCATTAAAAGCGAACAGGGTATCCGCGCTGGTAAGGATAGTGCTCCTGCTTTTAACATCTATGAATCCTCTACTTTTGCTTTTACGTTGGCTAAGTTGGTGGCTACCCAATGTCATCGTCTTTGGCTTGTGCAGTCACCTTCCTGCCCTCCTTCCCCAAAAAATAACGCACATCTTTCCCCTGGATCCATGGGTGGTGTTAAGGTCAATCAATTGTTGGGCGTTGTTAGCTTAACTGATATCATATCTGTTTTATATGCTCACATGAAAGGCACTCTTCCACCCGCTCCCCATAGTGCTCCTTCGCTTAGACATGGACGTCGAGGAAGCACAAGCAGCCATCGTAGCCATAGCAAAGCTAGTGTAGATACACAACGTCGGTGATGCTAAATATTTGATGATTTGAAACAcccttttttctttttctcatttGAACCTCCGttttatttcatcttttacTGTTACCTCTAACATTCCATATTTCATGAACGGGTTTTGatacttatttttaatcatCTTTAAATGGATAAGATTTTGGTTAAATCTCCAATGATTTCTTATTAAccattaaaaatatactttTACTTATGTTTTGACGTTAACTGACGGACGCTTTTCTTTATACATATGTTCttattaatgaattgtCTCCCGTTGTTGATTTACACGGCAGCAGAGTAGCTCTTTCAGAGGGTTAACTTTTATATCAGAGTTATGATTGAAACTTTGCCTCTTGATATATATTATGTATCCATCTTAGCAGCAcattactttatttttttgtcaaGAGTGTTTTCGGCGCTagtttttgctttttacaGCTTTGCCAACTTCCATAATGTTAAATACGTAACAGTTTACACAGAATCACAGAGGCGTAATCGAATTGTTTGTAGTgtacattttcttttattttccagaagtaacaaaaaaaaatatgttttttaagttttggGCCCTTTAAACAGTAAAATAACATGTTATGGGGAGATAGAATGGATGTTCATATAGTTCTgtataaattaatgaattgtGACAGAACTAcgatattcaaaatttcagtaatgcaataaaataaaccaTAATACTAAGCTATCCCGCCAAATAACTATCGAGAGGAAACGAAAGTGAATCTGCGATTTTTAATACATATTCGCGAGAGACATTGACAATGTATCTAGGGCTATCCAAAGAGCGAAGCACACCTTTGGAAGCCGAAAGTATCATTTTTAAGGAGGCGAGTGTAGCTATTTGAACAAAAACATCAGCGGTCAGAACTTTCTCTACCGGGGAAGAAATGGCATAATAAATAGCAATCAACCTTTCTACTTCAAAAGGTTTAGGTCCTAATGTAAGTTGGGATATTTTTACAGCAGACCGGCCTTTGCTCCCAGCGGTTCTTGgtattttggaaaataaaaccCCTTCATCTTGAATTTGTTTACGTTTTCTTCCACGTCGTTTCGaagttttagaaaatgaaaaaaattgggcGTCTAACCGGCTTGGATTATAAGATGCTAGGAATGCAGAAACGAGTAAATATTTGGAAACGAGCGACAAGTTAATAGATTTGGAATCaagaagattttttatttcagtCGGGTTGATTATGTGAAGTCTTTTAGTAACCGTAGCATCTGACactaaaaagtttttagcCAGCTTGTGAAGTTGAGCATAATCAGCAGGATGTATGTCTCCTTCAACTATAGGTTGAATGAACTTTGGCCAATATCTATCCAAAACACTACGAAAAGACCTATAGTCATTTAAGCACTGCACTCCAAAAACACTCCAAAGAAACGAGCAATATTGCATCCAGACGCTGAGCTCAATTTCGTCTTCAAAAACACTATCGCCAGATCTATccaaaaaatctaaattaGGAGGTGTTTTTTGGCATATCTCTAATATTTCCGCTTGGGTATATTGTGGGAAAAAAATCACTGCAATAGACAATGTTCCCAAGTATTGAGCAGGGTGAGAATGAAGTACAAAAATGATTGACAGATTGGGAATGTTTGCCTAAAATAGTTAATCAGTGGGTCTGTAAATATTTACTTACAACAATCGGAAGCTGAGCTAATTGTGAGAATAGAATAGTAGAAGCCTCAGCGAAATCATCTATTTGATCCAGCACCTATAACTCATATTAGTATTTAAGAGTAATAAAATAGGAGAGGAACTAAGTACCAAAAATGTATGATAGTCCCTTTTGGACATTGCCTGTTccagtaaataaataaatccaCTGATATTAatgcctttttttaatgctaTATCTTTGTCAACACCGACTTTTATAAGGATCCGGTACCAGAAATGAGCGACTGTAAAACAGTCTTGCAAATTAATCCaaacattttcttcttttgacaAATCAAAAGCGGTCCGCAATAAAAAAGTCTTTGCTGTACTAGCAACTCCGTAAAGCACAATGCTTGGAACACGACAATccttattaaaaagtaaacatgaaagtttctttatttgatCTTCCCTGCAAAAgacattcttttttaattcgtCTTCCAACTGATACAAATGCATTTCATGGCAATATGCTTATGCTTTGGCATATGGTGTCGTGCAGTGAAACATTCATCGCTCGAAGCAAAAACTAGTGGACTAATTTATACAAATAAACGAAAGGTAATTAATGGAAAACGAAGAATAATATTCGTACATTTCAAATACAATTTAAACTTTGGAATTATTGAAATCTTAATTGATTGTTTACTATAAGCGTTGTACTTGGTTCAAGGTGTATTTTATTGAGAAGCCTTGTCGTAACAAAATGTGCTTAAACAGTTATTCTAAAATagaattataaaattttattttttgtaatatatTTGATTAATAGTAGTAAAGAACAGAAGTTCGTTTCGCTTGAGTTATTAGAAGTTTTCTTTCTCCTAGCTAATTCACTTTCAATACTAACTTCTTCACCGCTAATGCATAgccaaaattatttttgaataaatgGCCTAGTGCGGAGTACGTAGAATTAAATATTGCTTAGATTTAATTTGTAATCTAGCCGTTAACTGTTTTAAGtatgttattaaaaaaatcaaaatgcattttttagtaattGATATGAACTCATCATAATATCCGAATTTCAGTGTATTACATCTTTTCCTTTGTCTGAATTTAACACAGCATTCTTTAGTTGTGAAATTTAAAGTCTTATTTAAACCTTACATATCTGCACCGCAGATTTCAGATACTGATTGACTCATGTATGGATAACGTTGCTAATCTTCGTAGCATGCAATGTTGaagcttttgctttattttcgATAAA
This region of Schizosaccharomyces pombe strain 972h- genome assembly, chromosome: II genomic DNA includes:
- the sds23 gene encoding protein sds23, with product MPLSTQSSDSLSSAGRQSFGVNSVSDFLAQFPIPTNLPSNKWQDIPVTFLHDNEIALIDPETSMEEASSILIDRDLSALPIVAAKGSNEIATTFDYADLNSFLLMVVGFDDFNDGRFKKVAEDIRAGKVITAYEVAKLGKNKDDFITIPHTTSLGRLAEILSSGIRRVAVTNEQGELSFMASQRSIIRFLWNNIRAFPDLEPLMSRTIHSLDIGSTDITCISGDQKVAAALRQMNQTGIGSLAVVDAQFRLLGNISLVDVKYVTRSSSVYLLNKSCAHFLSVIKSEQGIRAGKDSAPAFNIYESSTFAFTLAKLVATQCHRLWLVQSPSCPPSPKNNAHLSPGSMGGVKVNQLLGVVSLTDIISVLYAHMKGTLPPAPHSAPSLRHGRRGSTSSHRSHSKASVDTQRR
- the orc5 gene encoding origin recognition complex subunit Orc5; translation: MHLYQLEDELKKNVFCREDQIKKLSCLLFNKDCRVPSIVLYGVASTAKTFLLRTAFDLSKEENVWINLQDCFTVAHFWYRILIKVGVDKDIALKKGINISGFIYLLEQAMSKRDYHTFLVLDQIDDFAEASTILFSQLAQLPIVANIPNLSIIFVLHSHPAQYLGTLSIAVIFFPQYTQAEILEICQKTPPNLDFLDRSGDSVFEDEIELSVWMQYCSFLWSVFGVQCLNDYRSFRSVLDRYWPKFIQPIVEGDIHPADYAQLHKLAKNFLVSDATVTKRLHIINPTEIKNLLDSKSINLSLVSKYLLVSAFLASYNPSRLDAQFFSFSKTSKRRGRKRKQIQDEGVLFSKIPRTAGSKGRSAVKISQLTLGPKPFEVERLIAIYYAISSPVEKVLTADVFVQIATLASLKMILSASKGVLRSLDSPRYIVNVSREYVLKIADSLSFPLDSYLAG